In a genomic window of Candidatus Hadarchaeales archaeon:
- a CDS encoding S24 family peptidase — MSYSKLVAISILLLFSLLLLLTIPPSYPRDTKDWSEAFLGHRALLDRRIWPLTLMGSSMYPSLTENDLLLCVEEDPANLRIGDIVVYRYEGTLVAHRIVGFWENGVVTKGDAPEAWEEHRVGWEDIRGRVMGVLPR; from the coding sequence GTGAGTTACTCCAAGCTGGTAGCCATTTCCATCCTTTTGCTCTTCTCCCTCCTTCTCCTCCTCACCATCCCTCCCTCCTACCCAAGGGATACGAAAGACTGGAGTGAAGCCTTCCTAGGTCATCGGGCCCTTCTCGATCGGAGGATCTGGCCCCTCACCCTGATGGGAAGCAGCATGTATCCCTCCCTTACCGAAAACGACCTCCTCCTCTGCGTGGAGGAGGATCCCGCAAACCTCAGGATAGGGGACATCGTCGTGTACCGGTATGAAGGGACCCTAGTGGCCCACCGGATTGTGGGGTTCTGGGAAAACGGGGTGGTCACGAAGGGGGATGCGCCGGAGGCGTGGGAGGAACACAGGGTGGGGTGGGAGGACATCCGTGGGAGGGTGATGGGGGTCCTCCCAAGGTAA
- a CDS encoding rhomboid family intramembrane serine protease — protein sequence MELKKWLVGFEEVGKAVLAVVLLSLLFFVWTSFFPSLLPLLSLSRSHPWGIFTALFTHADTEHLLSNLLSFISFSFLFVLLHFPRRVEVRREMALAFTLSLFLAGLGVNLVDFLYRWSSGSSSTSCGSSGIVYAVMGMVFVSSFYNFLLFSRLSLKYPSLRFPLLLAASPAVAVLLVFGWELLFHPSSFFSVAPSANVQAHVLGFIYGMVIFTFMLWERTSYRGFRS from the coding sequence GTGGAACTCAAGAAGTGGTTGGTGGGGTTCGAGGAGGTGGGAAAAGCGGTTCTGGCAGTGGTCCTCCTCAGTCTTCTCTTCTTCGTCTGGACCTCCTTCTTTCCCTCCCTTCTCCCCCTCCTTTCCCTCTCCCGTTCCCATCCTTGGGGCATTTTCACCGCCCTCTTCACCCATGCGGATACAGAGCATCTCCTCTCCAACCTCCTTTCCTTCATATCCTTTTCCTTCCTCTTCGTTCTCCTCCACTTTCCGAGGAGGGTAGAGGTGAGGAGGGAGATGGCGTTGGCCTTCACCCTTTCCCTTTTCCTAGCAGGGCTGGGGGTGAATTTGGTGGATTTTCTTTACCGCTGGTCCTCCGGTTCCTCCTCCACCTCCTGCGGTTCCTCCGGAATAGTGTATGCGGTGATGGGTATGGTCTTCGTTTCCTCCTTCTACAACTTCCTCCTCTTTTCCAGACTCTCCCTGAAGTATCCCTCCCTCAGGTTTCCCCTCCTCCTTGCAGCCTCCCCCGCCGTGGCCGTTCTGTTGGTCTTTGGCTGGGAGCTCCTTTTCCACCCCTCCTCCTTCTTCAGCGTGGCCCCCTCGGCCAACGTTCAGGCACATGTTTTGGGCTTCATCTACGGCATGGTGATTTTCACGTTCATGCTGTGGGAGAGAACTTCCTACCGGGGATTCAGATCCTAA
- a CDS encoding AAA family ATPase, with translation MFEEIFREELGKGSIFTDPGKLSPDYLPSKLVGREEESRRLVSLFRPLLEGGIPCRVLITGRIGVGKTALSRRFGMEAEREMGRRGRKLFHLYLNCRGRTPYSLLLETVRKFFPTWPERGVGKGELLSMLVEHLKHHSLSLLLILDEVDYLVERHGPDLLYSLSRAGETASRISLLSISRDLRFLGGLDEPTRATFLGHHLELPPYTKEQLVEILKARREEAFRRGALPDETLELAAEMASKTGDARMGIELLLRAGMLAEGQGSKTVLPEHVRAARAFLYPELKREILSELSLHELLLLLAALRRLKRVGELTTGELRKAYEVVCEEYGEKPRHHSTMLEHLERLRMLGILEVEETTLHPRGRTQRIWLEVAPAAELEKEVESRLERLKSAIRGNKESSRERDNR, from the coding sequence GTGTTCGAGGAGATCTTCAGGGAGGAACTGGGGAAGGGTTCGATCTTCACCGATCCCGGAAAGCTCTCACCCGATTATCTGCCTTCCAAGCTCGTGGGAAGGGAGGAGGAGTCCAGGAGGTTGGTTTCCCTCTTCCGTCCCCTGCTGGAGGGAGGTATCCCCTGCAGGGTGCTGATCACGGGAAGGATAGGGGTGGGAAAAACCGCCCTCTCCCGGAGGTTCGGGATGGAAGCCGAGAGGGAGATGGGGAGGAGGGGAAGGAAGCTCTTCCACCTCTACCTGAACTGTAGGGGAAGGACCCCCTACTCCCTGTTGCTGGAGACCGTGAGGAAGTTCTTCCCCACTTGGCCGGAGAGGGGTGTGGGAAAGGGGGAACTCCTCTCGATGCTCGTGGAGCACTTGAAGCACCACTCCCTCTCCCTTCTCCTCATCCTGGATGAGGTGGACTACTTGGTGGAGAGGCATGGTCCCGACCTCCTCTATTCCCTGAGCAGGGCTGGGGAGACCGCTTCGAGGATAAGCCTCCTCTCCATTTCCAGGGACCTGAGGTTCCTTGGAGGACTGGATGAGCCCACTAGGGCCACCTTCCTAGGCCATCACCTCGAGCTCCCACCCTACACGAAGGAACAGTTGGTGGAAATCCTCAAGGCCAGGAGGGAAGAGGCCTTCCGCAGGGGGGCCCTTCCCGACGAGACCCTCGAGCTGGCGGCGGAAATGGCTTCCAAGACGGGCGATGCCAGGATGGGGATAGAGCTCCTCCTGAGGGCAGGGATGTTGGCGGAGGGCCAGGGGAGCAAGACGGTTTTGCCCGAGCACGTGAGGGCCGCCAGGGCTTTCCTTTATCCGGAGCTGAAGAGGGAAATCCTTTCCGAACTCTCCCTCCACGAGCTTCTCCTCCTCTTGGCGGCTTTGAGGAGGCTGAAGAGGGTCGGAGAGCTGACGACGGGGGAACTCAGGAAGGCATACGAGGTGGTTTGCGAGGAGTACGGGGAAAAGCCCAGGCACCATTCCACCATGCTGGAGCACTTGGAGAGGCTCAGGATGCTGGGGATTCTGGAGGTGGAGGAAACCACCCTCCACCCGAGGGGGAGGACCCAGAGGATTTGGTTGGAGGTGGCACCCGCTGCCGAGCTCGAGAAGGAGGTGGAGTCAAGACTGGAGAGGCTCAAATCCGCGATTCGAGGAAACAAGGAAAGTTCCAGGGAGAGGGATAACCGATAA
- a CDS encoding substrate-binding domain-containing protein — MRGWPLKMLILLLFLSSLSLWAGRGRPGIRVATTTSLYETGLLEYLAERYLEKGGKPVAFLPSGTGTALLSAKRGEADLLLVHAPPLERKFMEEGYGERRVAIAYNFFLILGPPGDPAGCEDLPPLEALSRIALAGRGGRARWVSRGDLSGTHVRENLLWREAGFDPEELRKEGWYLEAGAGMGQTLLLASEKGAYTLSDLGTFLKYRKEGLVQLKPMTERGKGLLNVYSAIVVNPRRVKGVNFGGAVEFLDFLLSEGQELIGKFGVEEYGSPLFFPVIGLENSDPELAVWLREVWGEG; from the coding sequence ATGCGTGGATGGCCCTTGAAGATGCTCATCCTCCTTCTCTTCCTTTCCTCCCTTTCCCTGTGGGCGGGAAGGGGAAGGCCGGGCATAAGGGTGGCCACCACCACCAGTCTCTACGAAACGGGCCTGCTCGAGTACTTGGCGGAAAGGTACTTGGAGAAGGGTGGAAAACCCGTGGCTTTCCTCCCTTCGGGAACGGGGACGGCCCTTCTCTCCGCCAAGAGGGGTGAGGCCGACCTCCTCCTCGTTCATGCCCCTCCGCTGGAAAGGAAGTTCATGGAAGAGGGATACGGGGAGAGGAGGGTGGCGATAGCCTACAACTTCTTCCTCATCTTGGGACCACCCGGGGATCCGGCCGGGTGCGAGGACCTTCCCCCCCTCGAGGCCCTGAGCAGAATAGCCCTGGCAGGAAGGGGGGGAAGGGCGAGATGGGTCTCGAGGGGTGACCTCTCCGGCACCCATGTTAGGGAGAACCTCCTCTGGAGGGAAGCGGGTTTCGATCCGGAGGAGCTGAGGAAGGAGGGCTGGTACCTGGAGGCGGGGGCGGGGATGGGGCAGACCCTCCTGCTGGCCAGCGAGAAGGGGGCCTATACCCTTTCCGATCTAGGGACCTTCCTGAAATACCGAAAAGAAGGACTCGTGCAGCTGAAGCCGATGACGGAAAGGGGGAAAGGGCTTCTCAACGTGTACTCCGCCATCGTGGTGAACCCCAGAAGGGTGAAGGGGGTGAACTTCGGGGGGGCGGTAGAGTTCTTGGACTTTCTCCTTTCGGAGGGGCAGGAGCTCATAGGGAAGTTCGGAGTGGAGGAGTACGGCTCCCCCCTCTTCTTTCCCGTAATTGGACTGGAGAACTCGGACCCAGAGCTGGCGGTTTGGCTCAGGGAGGTTTGGGGGGAAGGATGA
- a CDS encoding ABC transporter permease, whose product MMLDIVLRSLWVSGTATALALLWGLPLALLLGLKEFRGRRVVLNLFHTLLGLPTVTLGLLLYLLLSSRGPLGPLHLLYTPSAMMLGQALLVTPIMVSLLADALQAVDPAVRDLARTLGASEKQASLVVLGEARRGAVLAVLASFNRAISELGVAMMLGGNIHGYTRVMTTAIALETAKGEILLSLQLAIILLSLVFFLNFLANMLGRG is encoded by the coding sequence ATGATGCTGGACATCGTCCTGCGCTCCCTCTGGGTCTCCGGAACGGCCACCGCCCTCGCCCTCCTCTGGGGTCTTCCCCTCGCCCTCCTGCTGGGTCTGAAGGAGTTCAGGGGTAGGAGGGTGGTGCTCAACCTCTTCCACACCCTGCTCGGTCTTCCCACCGTCACCCTTGGTCTCCTCCTCTACCTCCTCCTCTCCAGCAGGGGACCCCTCGGCCCCCTCCATCTCCTCTACACCCCTTCGGCCATGATGCTGGGACAGGCTCTGCTGGTCACACCCATCATGGTGAGTCTCCTCGCCGATGCCCTACAGGCAGTGGATCCCGCGGTGAGGGACTTGGCGAGGACCCTAGGTGCCTCCGAAAAACAGGCCTCCCTAGTGGTGCTGGGAGAGGCCCGAAGGGGGGCGGTACTCGCGGTGCTGGCCTCCTTCAACAGGGCCATTTCCGAACTCGGTGTGGCTATGATGCTGGGGGGGAACATCCACGGGTACACGAGGGTGATGACCACCGCCATAGCCCTCGAAACCGCCAAGGGGGAAATCCTCCTCTCCCTCCAACTGGCCATCATCCTCCTCTCCCTCGTCTTCTTCCTGAACTTCTTGGCGAACATGCTCGGGAGGGGGTAG
- a CDS encoding ATP-binding cassette domain-containing protein: MLELRKVVRRYGGKEVLKGISLRVKKGESLSIVGPNGSGKTTLLRVMALLDPPDEGEVECGVERGKITMVFQQPVFFNTTVYHNLAYGLKLRGYPEEEVRREVKRALSLVGMGGCEGRKAVELSGGEKQRIALARALVLKPELLLLDEPTSNLDPENSRMIEEVIEEMGKECTLVLATNHPFQAFRLSERMVYLLEGRILAQGKPEEILKRRMGKFLKGEWW, encoded by the coding sequence ATGCTGGAGCTGAGGAAGGTGGTGAGGAGGTACGGGGGGAAGGAGGTCCTGAAGGGGATAAGCCTCAGGGTGAAGAAAGGGGAGAGCCTCTCCATCGTGGGGCCCAACGGTTCTGGAAAAACGACCCTCCTGAGGGTGATGGCCCTCCTGGATCCACCGGACGAGGGGGAAGTGGAATGTGGGGTGGAAAGGGGAAAGATCACGATGGTCTTCCAGCAGCCGGTTTTTTTCAACACCACCGTATACCACAACCTCGCCTATGGACTGAAGCTGAGGGGATATCCGGAGGAGGAGGTGAGGAGGGAAGTGAAGAGGGCCCTCTCTCTGGTGGGGATGGGGGGATGCGAGGGGAGGAAGGCAGTGGAACTCTCGGGTGGGGAAAAACAGAGGATAGCCCTAGCCCGCGCCCTCGTCCTGAAGCCCGAACTCCTGCTGCTGGATGAACCTACCTCCAACCTCGATCCCGAGAACTCCAGGATGATAGAGGAGGTGATAGAAGAGATGGGGAAAGAGTGCACGCTGGTTCTAGCCACCAACCATCCCTTCCAAGCCTTCAGGCTCTCGGAAAGAATGGTTTATCTGCTGGAAGGGAGGATCCTCGCCCAAGGAAAACCGGAAGAAATCTTGAAACGGAGGATGGGGAAGTTTCTCAAGGGTGAATGGTGGTGA
- a CDS encoding LysR family transcriptional regulator: protein MVVKDLNPEVGLWFRKGGKTLGGKGKVELLLAIEREGSLSRAAKKLGMSYRHAWGMVKELEGELGVELLRRRRGGKEGGESVLTEEGKKLVRWYGVLEEALREMVKEETFWEALSTRLSARNRLKGIIESVEMGEVGATVKISVGPSLLTAFITREAAEMLGLKKGDVVEAVIKATEVMVAKP, encoded by the coding sequence ATGGTGGTGAAGGATCTCAACCCGGAGGTAGGGCTCTGGTTCAGGAAGGGCGGGAAGACCTTGGGGGGAAAGGGAAAGGTGGAACTCTTACTCGCCATCGAAAGGGAAGGCTCCCTCAGCAGGGCGGCGAAGAAGCTGGGCATGTCCTACCGCCATGCCTGGGGGATGGTGAAGGAGCTGGAAGGGGAGCTGGGCGTCGAACTCCTCAGGAGGAGGAGGGGAGGAAAGGAAGGGGGGGAAAGCGTGCTGACGGAGGAAGGAAAGAAGCTCGTGAGGTGGTACGGTGTTCTGGAGGAGGCACTGAGGGAGATGGTGAAGGAAGAGACCTTCTGGGAAGCCCTCTCCACCAGGCTCTCCGCCAGGAACAGGCTAAAGGGGATAATCGAAAGCGTGGAGATGGGGGAGGTGGGGGCCACGGTCAAGATCTCCGTGGGTCCTTCCCTCCTAACCGCCTTCATCACCAGGGAAGCGGCCGAGATGCTGGGGCTGAAAAAAGGAGACGTGGTGGAGGCGGTGATCAAGGCCACGGAAGTGATGGTGGCGAAGCCTTGA
- a CDS encoding 30S ribosomal protein S27ae, with the protein MKRVAKGEQAKTKYYKVEGGKLKVLRRYCPRCGPGVFMAEHEDRWSCGRCGYAEFKKGKG; encoded by the coding sequence GTGAAAAGGGTGGCGAAGGGTGAGCAGGCCAAGACCAAATACTACAAGGTGGAGGGAGGGAAGCTCAAGGTCCTGAGAAGGTACTGCCCGAGATGCGGACCGGGTGTTTTCATGGCGGAGCACGAGGACAGATGGTCCTGTGGGAGGTGTGGTTACGCGGAGTTCAAGAAGGGAAAGGGTTAG
- a CDS encoding proteasome assembly chaperone family protein: MPELPEAEIVETKKVEPNHPLLVLGFIGPGLVGSIAVSHLVKELKMEEIAHLRSKYLPPVAVFLEGKLHHPFRIYSTKDGRLLASFTEIPIPPEGFYPIASTLLEWAEGKGVGEVVVLEGLPVEGLPVERPKLCVAEEERCKALEGKGVKMASQGVIAGIAGAILNECLNRKITGIALLTPAILFLPDAEGAAVLLEALSEAFGLKVDVSSLREQGKEMEKRLEEMANAYRTMKARERMGPETIYG; the protein is encoded by the coding sequence ATGCCTGAACTTCCTGAAGCGGAAATCGTGGAGACCAAAAAGGTTGAACCCAACCATCCCCTATTGGTTTTGGGGTTCATAGGTCCCGGCTTGGTGGGTTCCATCGCGGTTTCCCATCTCGTCAAAGAGTTGAAGATGGAGGAAATTGCCCACCTCCGCTCCAAGTACCTCCCCCCCGTGGCCGTTTTCTTGGAGGGAAAGCTCCACCATCCCTTCAGGATTTATTCCACCAAGGATGGAAGGCTCCTCGCCTCCTTCACGGAAATACCCATTCCTCCGGAGGGTTTCTATCCGATCGCCTCCACCCTCCTGGAGTGGGCGGAGGGAAAAGGGGTTGGGGAAGTGGTGGTGCTGGAGGGTTTGCCCGTGGAGGGTTTGCCCGTCGAGAGACCCAAGCTCTGCGTGGCGGAGGAGGAGAGATGCAAGGCCCTGGAGGGGAAGGGGGTGAAGATGGCTTCGCAAGGGGTGATAGCGGGGATAGCGGGAGCCATCCTGAACGAATGCCTCAACCGCAAGATCACGGGCATCGCCCTCCTCACCCCCGCCATCCTCTTCCTTCCCGATGCCGAGGGGGCGGCCGTGTTGCTGGAAGCCCTCAGCGAGGCCTTCGGTCTGAAGGTGGACGTTTCTTCCCTGAGGGAGCAGGGGAAGGAGATGGAGAAGAGATTGGAGGAAATGGCCAATGCCTACAGGACCATGAAGGCAAGGGAGAGGATGGGACCGGAAACCATCTATGGCTGA
- a CDS encoding flavodoxin family protein, translated as MKALAFNGSPRGEQGNTDLLLKPFLEGMREEGAEVELFYVNRLKIKPCNGRFTCWTKTPGRCVHEDDMTFLYPKLAEAEVWVFAFPIYVDGMPGPLKTMVDRLLPLLKPFFELREGHCRHPLREGVKGGKVVMVATCGFWEKDNFHPALEHVKAMCRNAGREFAGALLRPHGGGLRLLLKLGLPLDDLFEACREAGRRLVREGKIPEELQRKVERELMPLDQYVEAANATFQAALEEGVIPEL; from the coding sequence ATGAAAGCGCTGGCCTTCAACGGGAGCCCCAGGGGAGAGCAGGGGAACACCGATCTCCTCCTCAAACCTTTCTTGGAGGGAATGAGGGAAGAAGGGGCGGAAGTGGAGCTCTTCTACGTGAACAGGCTGAAGATCAAACCTTGCAATGGAAGGTTCACCTGTTGGACGAAAACACCTGGGAGATGCGTGCACGAGGACGACATGACCTTCCTCTATCCCAAGCTGGCGGAAGCCGAAGTCTGGGTCTTCGCCTTTCCCATCTACGTGGACGGCATGCCGGGCCCCCTCAAGACCATGGTGGATCGCCTCCTCCCCCTCCTCAAACCCTTCTTCGAGCTCAGGGAAGGACACTGCAGACATCCCCTCAGGGAAGGGGTGAAAGGGGGGAAGGTGGTGATGGTGGCCACCTGTGGCTTCTGGGAAAAGGACAACTTCCATCCAGCGCTGGAACATGTGAAGGCCATGTGTAGGAATGCGGGGAGGGAGTTCGCGGGGGCTTTGCTACGTCCACACGGGGGAGGGTTGAGGCTCCTCCTGAAGCTCGGTCTCCCGCTGGATGACCTCTTCGAGGCATGTAGGGAGGCGGGAAGGAGGCTGGTGAGGGAAGGGAAGATCCCGGAGGAGCTGCAGAGGAAGGTGGAGAGGGAACTCATGCCTCTCGACCAGTACGTGGAAGCGGCGAACGCCACCTTCCAGGCTGCCCTGGAAGAAGGAGTGATTCCAGAACTCTGA
- a CDS encoding homocysteine biosynthesis protein yields MVVTAEEMVEIVREKGEAVAAREVDVVTTGTFGAMCSSGVFLNFGHADPPIKFGGGEVYLNEVPAYAGLAAVDVYLGATSLSRTRGMEYGGGHVIEDLVSGKEVELRGRGYGTDCYPRREVETTITIHDLNQAVLYCPRTAYQRYNAATNSREETLYTYMGTLLPNYGNVTFSGAGVLGPLGRDPAYRTIGIGTRIFLGGAQGYIAWEGTQHFPAKGLGTIAVVGDLKRMSPRYLRGCTIYRYGTSLYVGLGIPIPILDEEVARTAGMDETQLKTQVLDYGVPRRERPVVKEVTYAELRSGKIEIGKKEVPVSPLSSFRMAREIAEVLKRWIEKGEFFLSEPVEKLPTDRVFKPMREKTPVPLVKEVMTKGVVTVGPDCPITEAARILAEKGFDHLPVVDEHRKLVGIITSWDIATSVGTGKVKVSEIMTTRVITAREEEPVDSVARSLEIHGISGVPVVNERGEVTGILTSDDLSRLVGKRK; encoded by the coding sequence GTGGTCGTAACGGCCGAGGAGATGGTGGAGATAGTGAGGGAAAAGGGGGAAGCCGTCGCGGCCAGGGAGGTGGACGTGGTCACGACGGGTACTTTCGGAGCGATGTGCAGTTCGGGGGTTTTCCTCAACTTCGGGCATGCCGATCCCCCCATCAAGTTCGGGGGAGGTGAGGTCTATCTCAACGAGGTTCCGGCCTATGCGGGATTGGCGGCCGTGGACGTTTATCTGGGGGCCACCTCCCTTTCCAGAACGAGGGGAATGGAGTACGGTGGAGGACACGTCATAGAGGATTTGGTCAGCGGAAAGGAGGTGGAACTCAGGGGGAGGGGTTACGGCACGGATTGTTATCCTAGGAGAGAGGTGGAGACCACCATCACCATCCACGACCTCAACCAGGCCGTACTCTATTGTCCCCGCACTGCCTACCAGAGGTACAACGCGGCAACTAACTCGCGCGAGGAAACACTCTATACCTACATGGGAACCCTCCTCCCCAATTACGGTAATGTGACCTTCTCTGGGGCGGGGGTGCTGGGGCCCCTCGGGAGGGACCCAGCCTACAGGACCATAGGTATAGGTACTAGGATTTTCTTGGGAGGGGCCCAAGGCTATATAGCTTGGGAGGGAACCCAGCATTTCCCCGCGAAGGGTCTGGGTACCATAGCGGTTGTAGGGGACCTCAAGCGCATGAGTCCTAGGTACCTCAGGGGATGTACCATCTACAGGTACGGAACTTCCCTCTACGTGGGATTGGGAATACCTATCCCCATCTTGGATGAAGAGGTGGCGAGAACGGCAGGCATGGATGAGACCCAGCTGAAGACGCAGGTGCTGGACTACGGTGTTCCCAGGAGGGAGAGGCCGGTGGTGAAGGAGGTGACCTATGCAGAGCTCAGGTCCGGAAAGATAGAGATAGGGAAGAAGGAGGTGCCGGTCAGTCCCCTGAGCAGTTTTAGGATGGCGAGGGAGATAGCCGAAGTCCTCAAGCGCTGGATAGAGAAGGGAGAGTTTTTCCTCTCCGAACCCGTGGAAAAACTGCCCACGGACAGGGTCTTCAAACCCATGAGGGAAAAAACACCCGTACCCCTAGTGAAGGAGGTGATGACCAAAGGGGTGGTGACGGTGGGACCGGATTGTCCCATAACGGAAGCCGCCAGGATCCTGGCGGAGAAGGGCTTCGACCACCTCCCGGTGGTGGACGAGCATCGAAAGCTGGTGGGCATCATCACCTCCTGGGACATCGCCACCTCCGTGGGTACGGGGAAGGTGAAGGTCTCGGAGATCATGACCACGAGGGTGATCACGGCCAGGGAGGAAGAGCCAGTGGATTCGGTGGCCAGATCGCTGGAAATCCACGGGATTTCGGGCGTGCCCGTGGTGAACGAGCGCGGGGAGGTCACGGGAATCCTCACCAGCGACGACCTCTCGAGGTTGGTGGGAAAAAGGAAGTAG
- the nadA gene encoding quinolinate synthase NadA, translating into MEVQELGERIEGLKREKKAVILAHNYQRPEVQRIADFVGDSLELARASAKIEAKLVVFAGVDFMAEMAAMLNPEKKVVIPDPKARCPMASQLPPQLVREARKEHPEAAVVLYVNSLAEAKAEADVVCTSANAPQIVNALEEDEVLFGPDRNLAWFVQQRTSKKILPLPEDGHCYVHRMFSPEDILLLKERYPDAEVLVHPECDPDVQRLATHICSTSQMLRRAKASQARRFIIATEVGMLERLRKENPGKEFIPALDSALCLQMKKNTLEKVYLSLRDERHVVRVPEEIAARARRAIERMLEISGRAAHD; encoded by the coding sequence GTGGAAGTCCAAGAACTCGGCGAAAGGATAGAGGGTCTGAAAAGGGAGAAGAAGGCCGTGATTCTGGCCCACAACTACCAAAGACCGGAAGTGCAAAGGATAGCCGACTTCGTGGGTGATTCGCTGGAACTCGCGAGGGCCTCCGCGAAGATAGAGGCCAAGCTGGTGGTTTTCGCGGGGGTGGATTTCATGGCGGAAATGGCCGCCATGCTCAATCCGGAGAAGAAAGTGGTGATTCCCGATCCGAAGGCCAGATGTCCCATGGCCTCCCAGCTCCCCCCACAACTCGTGAGGGAAGCCAGGAAAGAACATCCCGAGGCGGCTGTGGTCCTTTACGTCAACTCCCTTGCCGAAGCCAAGGCGGAGGCCGATGTGGTCTGTACTTCCGCCAACGCTCCCCAAATCGTGAACGCCCTGGAAGAGGACGAGGTGCTCTTCGGGCCCGATCGTAACCTCGCTTGGTTCGTACAGCAACGCACCTCCAAGAAAATCCTCCCCCTACCCGAGGACGGACACTGCTACGTGCACAGGATGTTCTCCCCAGAAGACATCCTCCTGCTGAAGGAACGCTATCCCGATGCGGAGGTTCTGGTGCATCCAGAGTGCGATCCCGACGTCCAAAGGCTTGCCACCCACATCTGCAGCACGAGCCAGATGTTGAGAAGGGCCAAGGCTTCCCAGGCGAGGAGGTTCATCATAGCTACGGAAGTGGGCATGCTGGAAAGACTGAGGAAGGAGAACCCTGGAAAGGAATTCATACCCGCGCTGGATTCGGCCCTCTGCCTCCAGATGAAGAAGAACACTCTGGAAAAGGTTTACCTCTCCCTTCGAGACGAGAGACATGTGGTGAGGGTACCGGAAGAAATTGCAGCCAGGGCGAGAAGGGCCATAGAACGTATGCTGGAGATTTCGGGGAGGGCTGCCCACGACTGA
- the fdhD gene encoding formate dehydrogenase accessory sulfurtransferase FdhD: MLKIDLSKGERKEVEEEVAEDRPIRLFLNGKPLLTLYATPSHLRELALGYLLGEGFLRGREEVEGVWEEGTEVHVRLKALHPPDPNLLGVRRKEKRFKASIVSKAMALLHSSTELFRKTGGTHAAALFTEEGRMEVCMEDVGRYNAVDKVLGWGMERGVDFGGCFLGFTGRVQEGVVAKCLRAGLPLLASLSAPLASGIRLAEEGGLTLVGFARGSRLNVYTHPERLEL, encoded by the coding sequence GTGTTGAAGATCGACCTCTCGAAGGGGGAAAGGAAGGAAGTGGAGGAGGAGGTGGCAGAGGACAGACCCATCCGTCTCTTCCTGAACGGTAAACCCCTCCTCACCCTTTACGCCACACCCTCCCATCTGAGGGAACTCGCCCTGGGATACCTCTTGGGGGAGGGATTCCTGCGGGGAAGGGAGGAGGTGGAGGGGGTGTGGGAGGAGGGAACGGAAGTTCACGTGAGGCTAAAAGCCCTCCATCCCCCGGATCCGAACCTTCTAGGGGTCAGGCGAAAGGAAAAACGCTTTAAGGCCTCCATCGTCTCCAAGGCCATGGCCCTCCTACACTCCTCAACGGAGCTCTTCAGGAAGACGGGGGGAACCCATGCAGCCGCCCTCTTCACGGAAGAGGGAAGGATGGAGGTCTGCATGGAGGATGTGGGAAGATACAACGCGGTGGATAAGGTGCTGGGATGGGGGATGGAGAGGGGTGTAGATTTCGGCGGATGCTTTTTGGGCTTCACCGGAAGGGTACAGGAGGGGGTGGTGGCGAAGTGTTTGAGGGCGGGCCTTCCCTTGCTCGCTTCCCTTTCCGCTCCCCTAGCTTCCGGAATAAGGCTGGCCGAGGAAGGGGGATTGACCCTGGTGGGCTTCGCCAGGGGATCCCGTCTCAACGTTTACACCCATCCCGAACGTCTAGAGCTTTAG